In Uranotaenia lowii strain MFRU-FL chromosome 2, ASM2978415v1, whole genome shotgun sequence, one genomic interval encodes:
- the LOC129741476 gene encoding uncharacterized protein LOC129741476 gives MSTERRLKALKTRLRSIQTSFGLIKAFVDEYNDETHSDEVPVRLENLGVLWNDFLKVQGEIEAMDILEPKAIEAHLAQRVEFESLYYKVKGFLLAANKLPPSPNMPIGSSFTSHFPPSSHHIRLPDIKIPTFSGNIDTWLNFHDLFVSLVHSSHELSSIQKFYYLRASLSGDAQKLIQTIPISSNNYLVAWNLLLDHFQNPSRLKQSYVDSLFEFSALKSESASDLHSLVERFEANVKILHQLGERTEYWDILLIRMLSIRLDSTTRRDWEVYATTKDSVSFQDLVAFIQRRVTVLESIKAKVPETTFSGNLRKSTQRSVSSHSAYQLNDKHCAICSENHVLYHCPRFAKMSLDTKEKEIRRLHLCRNCLRKGHLANNCSSTNCRKCRGRHHTLLCSGDYHNNKSTESTKAENSLPSQQPTTSVSAILDNPVSLASTGCKKVLLATAIVNLIDDNGTIHTARALLDSGSECCFITESLSQRMKSSRVKINLPISGIGQSLSHARHKIQTTLQSRVSNFSTTLEFIVLPKVTTNLPTSCFDVSDWKIPSDINLADPAFFATNPVELILGAEIFFELLKPPGRISLGDSYPLLINSTLGWIVSGRTSNCHSTGPVMASVASVAELHRLMERFWLIEEGDSTPCHSVEEAACENHFQSTVSRTDDGRYMVRLPAKQDLLPNLGNNWNTANRRFKYLESKLSRNNDQRIQYVEFMHEYLFLGHMCEVNRAHQLDALEYFMPHHAVIRESSTTTKIRVVFDASCRSASGASLNDILMVGPVVQEDIRSIIMRARKHQIMLIGDIKQMYRQILVDPRDTPMQRIVWRSNPTSPLATFELKTVTYGTASAPFLATRVLQQLADDEQKDFPEAATILKRDFYVDDLFSGAETVEKVISLREQLDALCQRGGFELRKYASNSEAALEGLSDDKRALQPTIEFDGNPIIKTLGLHWEPASDVLKYVIELEPLSSDMCLTKRHALSLIARLFDPLGLVAPVVVTAKIYMQVLWTLRDEDSKTWPWDRPLPKDLIIRWNSYYSQLHHLNMLKIERCILVANPTSIQLHLFSDASESAYGACAYLRSVDPSGFVKIALITTKSKVAPLQKKSIARLELCGALAAAQLYQKVISSLKSNPETFFWVDSTTVLAWLNSTPSTWSTFVANRVSKIQLATINTHWNHVSGKENPADHLSRGTTAEFLLTCSSWWNGPDWLRLEPEFWPSNNHQKRLTEVAEEKRKTLSLIAAAQHEETFLDSYVQRFSDYRKMLRVTAYCMRFIDRFSLKTSFNHPTTNLTVEEIRRAERNLIRILQEQHFEEELRCLHDGKQVSSKSKLRWFHPILGIDHLLRIGGRLNKAPRTYDSKHQIILPSTHAFSTLLIRSFHLNHLHAAPQLLLSLLRMRYWVLGARNRARLIVRQCIICFKARPRLVEQFMGELPAARITATRPFAVAGIDYWGPIFLKPVHRRAASEKAFVAVFVCFSTKAVHIELVADLSTAKFIQALRRFVSRRGLCSDMHSDNGRNFLGADNELRRLVNSSSHQQAVNQECLAHGIRWHFNPPKASHFGGLWEAAIFSAQKHFIRVIGNHTLAYDDMVTLLCQIECCLNSRPITPLSDESSDLEPLTPGHFLIGSQLKAVPDNDLSDIQMNRLRKWQQTQKIFQDIWKRWHREYLCTLQARTKWCNTPVEIKPGQLVLLKDEGKIPMHWPTARITEIHPGDDGITRVVSVRSSSKVYTRPVTKICVLPFSSQPTPTEAPEKSNKSGEGQSDIQGTTVPVCSKI, from the coding sequence ATGTCTACCGAACGTCGCTTGAAAGCCCTCAAAACCAGACTTCGCAGTATCCAAACATCATTTGGGCTAATCAAGGCGTTTGTAGACGAATATAACGACGAGACGCATTCTGATGAGGTTCCTGTACGTCTTGAAAACCTTGGAGTTTTGTGGAATGATTTCCTGAAGGTTCAAGGAGAAATCGAAGCCATGGATATTCTAGAGCCGAAAGCGATTGAGGCTCACCTAGCACAACGAGTGGAATTCGAGTCCCTGTATTATAAAGTGAAAGGATTTCTTCTAGCTGCCAATAAACTACCACCTTCACCCAATATGCCAATCGGTTCCAGTTTCACGTCGCACTTCCCACCTTCTTCACATCACATACGACTCCCTGATATCAAAATTCCAACGTTCAGTGGCAACATAGACACGTGGCTCAACTTTCACGATCTCTTCGTATCGCTTGTGCACTCATCGCATGAACTTTCTAGCATTCAAAAGTTCTATTATCTACGTGCTTCTCTCTCCGGCGATGCCCAAAAGTTGATTCAAACCATTCCGATCAGTTCCAACAACTACTTGGTTGCTTGGAATTTACTCTTGGATCACTTCCAAAATCCAAGTCGTTTGAAGCAGTCGTATGTCGATTCTCTGTTTGAGTTCTCAGCATTAAAATCGGAATCAGCTTCGGATTTACATTCTCTTGTGGAACGATTTGAGGCCAACGTCAAAATTCTACATCAGCTAGGCGAACGGACTGAATACTGGGACATACTGCTTATTCGAATGCTTAGTATTCGTTTAGACAGCACGACAAGACGGGACTGGGAAGTTTATGCTACGACTAAAGACAGCGTTTCATTCCAAGACCTCGTAGCATTCATTCAACGCAGAGTAACCGTTCTAGAAAGCATTAAGGCAAAGGTTCCAGAAACTACTTTCTCgggaaatttaagaaaatccaCACAGCGGTCTGTTAGTAGTCATAGTGCTTATCAGTTGAATGATAAACATTGCGCAATCTGTTCCGAGAATCATGTTCTGTACCATTGCCCCAGATTTGCAAAAATGAGTTTGGACACGAAGGAGAAAGAAATTCGTCGACTGCACTTGTGTCGTAATTGCTTGCGTAAGGGTCATTTAGCAAACAACTGTTCATCTACAAATTGTAGAAAATGTAGAGGGCGTCATCATACTCTGCTTTGTTCAGGAGACTATCACAACAACAAATCTACTGAATCCACGAAAGCCGAAAATTCTCTACCATCTCAACAACCTACGACGTCGGTGTCAGCCATTCTTGATAATCCAGTGAGCCTTGCTTCCACTGgttgtaaaaaagttttacttGCCACAGCTATTGTCAATCTCATCGATGACAATGGAACAATCCACACAGCCAGAGCTTTGCTTGACTCTGGCAGTGAGTGCTGCTTCATCACAGAATCGTTATCGCAACGAATGAAGTCCAGCCGCGTAAAAATCAACCTCCCTATCAGCGGAATTGGCCAATCACTTTCCCACGCACGACACAAGATACAAACCACGCTACAGTCTCGTGTCAGCAACTTTTCGACTACCCTAGAATTTATTGTCCTTCCCAAGGTCACTACTAATTTGCCAACATCATGCTTTGACGTCAGCGATTGGAAGATACCTTCCGACATCAACCTAGCAGACCCCGCCTTCTTTGCAACCAATCCTGTCGAACTCATACTAGGAGCCGAAATCTTCTTCGAGCTACTCAAACCTCCAGGACGAATTTCTCTCGGCGATAGTTACCCCCTGCTGATCAACTCTACATTAGGCTGGATCGTATCTGGAAGGACAAGCAACTGCCATTCTACAGGTCCTGTAATGGCATCCGTAGCTTCGGTCGCTGAGCTTCATCGGTTGATGGAACGATTTTGGTTAATCGAAGAAGGTGACTCAACTCCGTGCCACTCAGTGGAAGAGGCTGCTTGCGAGAACCACTTCCAGAGCACGGTTTCTCGAACGGATGATGGCAGATACATGGTGCGGTTACCAGCGAAGCAGGACCTTCTCCCCAACCTAGGCAACAATTGGAATACGGCAAATCGGCGTTTCAAGTATTTGGAAAGTAAACTATCACGGAATAATGATCAGCGAATCCAGTATGTCGAGTTTATGCACGAATATTTGTTCTTGGGTCACATGTGTGAAGTAAATAGAGCTCACCAATTAGACGCTCTCGAGTACTTCATGCCTCATCACGCAGTAATACGCGAATCGAGCACTACTACTAAAATTCGCGTAGTCTTTGATGCATCCTGCAGGTCCGCATCCGGTGCATCACTGAACGACATCCTCATGGTTGGCCCTGTAGTACAGGAGGACATCCGATCTATCATCATGCGAGCTCGAAAACATCAAATCATGCTTATTGGCGACATAAAGCAAATGTACCGACAAATATTAGTAGATCCACGTGACACCCCGATGCAGCGCATTGTCTGGAGAAGCAATCCAACATCGCCACTGGCAACCTTCGAGCTCAAAACCGTCACTTACGGTACAGCGAGCGCCCCGTTTCTAGCAACTCGTGTGTTGCAGCAACTTGCCGACGACGAGCAAAAAGACTTTCCCGAAGCAGCGACCATCCTGAAACGAGACTTCTACGTAGACGATTTATTCTCCGGAGCTGAAACTGTTGAAAAGGTCATATCGTTACGCGAGCAACTTGATGCATTATGTCAGCGAGGAGGATTTGAACTCCGTAAGTATGCATCCAATTCCGAAGCAGCCTTAGAGGGACTTTCAGATGACAAACGAGCTCTACAACCAACTATCGAATTTGATGGGAATCCAATCATCAAAACTCTGGGTCTACATTGGGAACCTGCTTCCGATGTTCTCAAATACGTCATCGAACTCGAACCATTATCATCCGACATGTGCCTTACTAAACGACACGCTTTGTCATTGATTGCGCGACTTTTTGACCCCCTTGGCTTAGTCGCACCGGTCGTGGTGACTGCTAAGATCTACATGCAAGTTTTATGGACATTGCGAGAtgaagattccaaaacctggcctTGGGATCGTCCTCTTCCGAAAGATCTAATCATTCGTTGGAATTCGTACTATTCACAACTTCATCATCTTAATATGCTCAAGATTGAACGTTGCATTTTGGTCGCTAATCCAACATCCATTCAGCTTCATCTCTTCTCTGATGCGTCAGAGTCAGCTTACGGCGCCTGTGCCTACCTAAGATCAGTCGACCCATccggttttgtaaaaattgcattGATTACGACCAAATCGAAAGTAGCCCCCCTCCAAAAGAAAAGTATCGCTCGCCTTGAACTTTGCGGCGCCTTAGCCGCCGCCCAACTTTATCAAAAAGTCATTTCCTCGCTGAAATCCAACCCAGAAACCTTTTTTTGGGTTGACTCGACAACCGTCTTGGCATGGTTAAATTCCACACCTTCTACGTGGAGCACGTTCGTCGCCAATCGCGTGTCGAAAATTCAATTGGCTACCATCAACACTCACTGGAATCACGTGTCTGGAAAGGAAAATCCAGCTGACCATCTTTCCCGTGGAACCACCGCCGAGTTTCTTCTGACTTGCTCATCCTGGTGGAATGGTCCTGATTGGCTGAGGCTTGAACCTGAGTTTTGGCCTAGCAACAATCATCAAAAACGTCTTACTGAAGTGGCAGAAGAGAAACGAAAAACTCTGTCACTGATTGCCGCAGCCCAACATGAAGAGACTTTCCTAGATTCTTACGTGCAAAGATTTTCCGACTATAGAAAAATGCTTCGAGTGACTGCCTATTGCATGAGATTCATCGATaggttttcattaaaaactagtTTCAATCACCCAACAACCAATCTCACAGTCGAGGAAATCCGAAGAGCAGAAAGAAACCTCATAAGAATTCTACAAGAACAACATTTTGAAGAAGAACTTAGGTGCCTACACGACGGAAAACAAGTGTCATCAAAATCAAAGCTTCGTTGGTTTCATCCAATTTTGGGAATCGATCATCTACTTCGCATCGGGGGACGTTTGAACAAAGCTCCACGAACCTACGACAGCAAGCATCAAATCATTTTACCATCCACCCACGCATTCTCGACTCTGCTCATTCGTTCTTTCCACCTCAACCATCTGCACGCCGCTCCTCAACTTTTACTAAGTCTCCTACGCATGAGATATTGGGTTTTGGGAGCTAGAAATCGTGCTCGATTGATCGTTCGCCAGTGCATCATCTGCTTTAAAGCTCGCCCTAGATTAGTCGAGCAGTTTATGGGTGAACTACCTGCTGCGAGAATAACAGCAACACGACCATTCGCCGTTGCTGGCATTGATTATTGGGGGCCCATCTTTCTCAAACCAGTCCACAGGCGCGCTGCGTCTGAGAAAGCATTCGTCGCTGTTTTCGTTTGCTTCTCAACGAAAGCAGTACACATTGAACTTGTTGCCGATCTCAGTACTGCCAAATTCATTCAAGCGCTTCGGAGATTTGTATCGCGACGGGGATTATGCTCCGACATGCACAGCGACAACGGTCGTAATTTTCTGGGAGCCGACAACGAATTACGCCGATTGGTCAACAGTTCTTCCCACCAACAAGCCGTCAATCAAGAATGCCTCGCCCACGGAATAAGGTGGCACTTCAACCCACCAAAGGCTTCTCACTTCGGGGGATTGTGGGAGGCTGCTATCTTTTCAGCCCAAAAGCATTTTATACGAGTGATTGGGAATCATACATTAGCCTACGACGACATGGTTACGCTTTTATGTCAGATCGAATGCTGCTTAAATTCTCGCCCCATCACCCCCCTGAGTGATGAATCTTCGGATCTAGAACCACTCACTCCCGGACATTTTTTGATCGGTTCGCAACTAAAAGCAGTTCCAGATAACGACCTATCAGATATCCAAATGAATCGTCTTCGCAAATGGCAACAAACCCAGAAAATCTTCCAGGACATTTGGAAGAGATGGCATCGCGAGTATCTGTGCACTTTGCAGGCAAGAACCAAATGGTGCAACACTCCCGTCGAAATCAAACCTGGTCAACTGGTACTCCTCAAAGACGAAGGAAAAATTCCTATGCACTGGCCAACAGCGAGAATTACTGAGATCCACCCCGGAGACGATGGAATTACACGGGTTGTTTCTGTTCGAAGCTCATCCAAGGTCTACACTCGTCCAGTGACGAAAATTTGTGTACTGCCGTTCTCATCACAACCAACTCCTACTGAAGCGCCTGAGAAATCCAACAAGTCCGGTGAAGGCCAATCCGATATCCAGGGTACAACGGTTCCAGTTtgcagcaaaatttaa